In Corylus avellana chromosome ca2, CavTom2PMs-1.0, the following proteins share a genomic window:
- the LOC132169587 gene encoding uncharacterized protein LOC132169587 produces the protein MEREQEDVQFLGFFGIFKESMKIIFTWKKIFSQITLVLILPLSFIFLAQIQASLLLFFNIQNNQDALNYTQKVSVIIAFWVFQLVYLIFLIILSLFSTSAVVYTVASIYTAKDITFKKVMTVVPRVWKRLMATFLWSLPIVLLFGVVSGVLSYIIWLPYLGNATFFLLVILTGIEYVNIVWEMASVVSVLEDLHGSDAVKKRKALIKGKKGAVVAAYFTLASFLVGVENIYLYLVVLNVGRWRHNMGIGIRISIGILCFFLVCMVFLFGLVVQTVFYFVCKSYHRETIDMSSLADHLDVYLGEYVPLIKSKDVQLVEVHHV, from the coding sequence ATGGAGAGAGAGCAAGAAGATGTACAATTCCTTGGCTTCTTTGGGATCTTCAAGGAGTCCATGAAGATCATCTTCACATGGAAGAAAATCTTCAGCCAAATCACTCTGGTTCTCATCCTCCCACTCTCCTTCATCTTCCTTGCTCAAATCCAAGcctctcttctccttttcttcaaCATCCAGAACAACCAAGATGCCTTGAACTACACGCAAAAGGTCTCCGTCATAATCGCCTTTTGGGTCTTCCAACTTGTCTACCTCATCTTCCTCATCAtcctctcccttttctccaCCTCCGCGGTGGTTTACACCGTGGCATCCATATACACAGCAAAGGATATCACCTTCAAGAAGGTCATGACCGTTGTCCCCAGGGTTTGGAAGAGGCTTATGGCCACTTTCTTATGGAGCCTCCCCATTGTTTTGCTCTTCGGCGTCGTTTCTGGAGTGCTAAGCTACATTATATGGTTACCCTACCTTGGAAATgccactttctttcttctcgTCATCTTGACGGGGATTGAATACGTAAACATCGTTTGGGAAATGGCAAGTGTGGTATCAGTTCTAGAGGATTTGCATGGGAGTGATGCagtgaagaagagaaaagcCCTGATAAAGGGGAAGAAGGGTGCTGTTGTGGCCGCCTATTTCACGCTTGCTTCTTTTCTCGTAGGAGTTgagaatatatatttgtatttagttGTGCTGAATGTGGGGAGATGGCGGCACAATATGGGAATTGGAATTCGCATCTCAATCGGAATTCTTTGCTTCTTCTTGGTATGCATGGTGTTTCTCTTTGGCCTCGTTGTTCAAACGGTTTTCTATTTTGTCTGCAAGTCATATCACCGCGAAACTATTGACATGTCGTCGTTAGCGGATCATCTGGATGTTTATCTTGGAGAGTATGTTCCTCTCATCAAGTCCAAGGATGTCCAACTAGTTGAAGTTCATCATGTCTAG